The genomic region TATCGTCATTTACGAAAGTCGGCGCGCCGGGTTCTTCAATCGACATCCCGATGAATGCGGTCACGGACGTTTATGTACGTTCCCATTACAATGGGTTCACCGTTGTTCTGCCGGATTCGCCGATGCCTGACGAGATCGCGCTCATTTTCTGCGTTGCAAATCGTGGCAGACTCAACGCGCGCGTCGGGGGTATGAGTTTCGATGAGAGTCGGATTTCAGTCACAAGCGCGCAGCCTGCCTGATAGCTAGGCAAAAGCGTGATTCAATTTAAGCCCGCCGGCAGATTTCGGCGGGCTTTTTTCTTTTTCCATGCGGCGTTATCGCCTCCGGTCTGGGTGCGACGGATCGGCGATGCAGGGAATGCATCCTCGCGATTGACATCGAACTTTTTGCGTACAATAAAAAGCTACAGATTGTAGCTATAGGCAGTCGCCTTTTCGCGTATGCCATGCAGGGAGCTCATGAATATGTCCATCGAAATCGCAGCGCGATCGGCGAGCGGCGAAATGTCGGAAACAGCCAGCTGCTCGCCTTCGTTGCGGACCGGTGCCGACTACCTTCGGTCTCTGGACGACGGACGGGCGGTCTACGTCGACGGAGAGAAAGTCAAGGATGTTACGAAGCATCCGGCTTTTGCGGAAGCTGCCAAGTCGTGTGCCCGCCTTTACGACATTGCCGCCGATCCGGCGATGCGCGACCGCATGACATATACTTCGCCTTCGTCGGGAAAACCTGTGTTGCGGGCATTTCAAATTCCGAGATCGCATGAAGATCTGCGTTTGAAGCGACTAGCTTCCGAGACATGGTCTGAAGCGACATTCGGAATGATCGGAAGAACGCCTGACCATGTTGCTGGTTTCTTCTGCGGTTATGCTGCGGTACCTGAGGTGTTCGCGGCAGGTGGGCAGCAATATGCAGACAATGTCGTTCGATTTTACGAGCATATTCGCGAGAACCATCTTTGGACTACCTACGCAATCGTGCCTCCACAGATTGATCGCTCGAAGCCCGCGCACAAACAAAGCGATCCGACTCTCTACGCCGGGGTCGTGAAGGAAACCGACGGTGGGATTGTCGTCTCGGGCGCTCAGCAGCTGGCGACCGCCGGCGTCTTCTCCGACTATCTTTATCTGAGCTGCATTCATCCGTTGCAGCCGGGCGATGAGAATTATGCAATTGGCGTCGCTATTCCGATGAATGCGCCGGGCTTGAAACTTTATCCGCGACGGCCGTTCGCCATGCAGGCGGGCAACTCGTTCGATTACCCTTTGACGTCGCGTTTCGATGAAAGCGACTGTTTTGTCGTTCTCGACAACGTCACTGTCCCTTGGGAGGACGTCTTCATCTATCGCAATCCCGCTGTTTGCAGGGACCAATGGTGGAAGACGCCGTCGCATTCCTACGGCAACCTGCAGGCGCAAGCCCGATATGCGACGAAGCTCCGGTTCATGATGGGGCTCGCGAAGCGTATGAACGAGATGACCGGCAACGATGCCGTGCCGCCCGTTCAGGTTCAAATGGGTGAACTTGCGGCACTCGTGCAGATCGTCGAAACCGCGCTCGAAGCGCAAGAAACGTCAGCAACCATCGATGCCAACGGCGTGGTGTGGCCTTCCAAACCAGCACTCTATTCGGTGATGGCGCTTCAGTCGGAAATCAATCCTCGGATGATCGACATCGTTCGCGAGTTGACAGGCGCTGCGATGATCAGCTTGCCGTCGTCGGTCAAGGATATCGAAAGCGCGGTAACTGGGCCTGATGTTGAGCGATACATGCAGTCCGGAGTTTCCAACGCAAAGGAGCGCATCGCGCTTATGCGACTGGCTTGGGATTTTATTGGGTCGGAATTTGGGAACCGTCACCAGCAATATGAAAAATTTTACGGCGGTGCTTCGTTCCTGGTGAAGCAGAATATGTATCGCTCCTACGATTTTGCCCGTGCTGCGAGCCTCGTTGATAAGGCTCTCGCACTACCGGAGTGATGGCCACGCTGCCGGGGCCGATGCGATCGGCTCGGCGCGGCCGTGTAGGGGGGAGGCTTCGGATCGAGGATTGCGCGTTCGGCGTATTCTCGATCCGAAGTCTGATAAGACTTCAACGGCTCAGTATGAAGGTACGCGATGGACAGCTGGTCTGCCCCCTTTTCGCCGCGCGATCTGAGAGATGCGTTCGGCTTATTTCCGACTGGGGTTGCGGTTATCACCGCAAATTCGGCCAATAGCGAGCGGCTCGGGCTGACGGTCAGCTCATTCAATTCTGTTTCGGTCGATCCACCGCTCGTTCAATTCAGCATTGCGAAAACCGCCAAGTCGCTTCCTGCCTGGGAGGCCGTGTCCGATTTTGCGGTGAATATTCTCGCAGAACACCAGAGCGAAATCTCGACGCGCTTCGCAAAGGCGCTGTCGGACAAGTGGGAAGGCGTTCATTCCGTTGCTGCAACTATGATCGACGCGCACCTTA from Hyphomicrobium sp. MC1 harbors:
- a CDS encoding 4-hydroxyphenylacetate 3-hydroxylase family protein; translated protein: MSIEIAARSASGEMSETASCSPSLRTGADYLRSLDDGRAVYVDGEKVKDVTKHPAFAEAAKSCARLYDIAADPAMRDRMTYTSPSSGKPVLRAFQIPRSHEDLRLKRLASETWSEATFGMIGRTPDHVAGFFCGYAAVPEVFAAGGQQYADNVVRFYEHIRENHLWTTYAIVPPQIDRSKPAHKQSDPTLYAGVVKETDGGIVVSGAQQLATAGVFSDYLYLSCIHPLQPGDENYAIGVAIPMNAPGLKLYPRRPFAMQAGNSFDYPLTSRFDESDCFVVLDNVTVPWEDVFIYRNPAVCRDQWWKTPSHSYGNLQAQARYATKLRFMMGLAKRMNEMTGNDAVPPVQVQMGELAALVQIVETALEAQETSATIDANGVVWPSKPALYSVMALQSEINPRMIDIVRELTGAAMISLPSSVKDIESAVTGPDVERYMQSGVSNAKERIALMRLAWDFIGSEFGNRHQQYEKFYGGASFLVKQNMYRSYDFARAASLVDKALALPE
- a CDS encoding flavin reductase family protein, translating into MDSWSAPFSPRDLRDAFGLFPTGVAVITANSANSERLGLTVSSFNSVSVDPPLVQFSIAKTAKSLPAWEAVSDFAVNILAEHQSEISTRFAKALSDKWEGVHSVAATMIDAHLIHDVLAAMECKVWARYDGGDHIILLGEVVHFLKTKKERPRPLVFANGRYRKLDSGEVIETPYDVSHLLHGW